The Temnothorax longispinosus isolate EJ_2023e chromosome 4, Tlon_JGU_v1, whole genome shotgun sequence genome has a window encoding:
- the Vsp37a gene encoding vacuolar protein sorting-associated protein 37A: protein MISRIFRGEIENVAVKRKRQIDTLKIFNDNVIELRENVDYQVEFQAGDRRMAIMVSLSPNFPLEKPVLRVSPPISHPWCNEHSEITSAPGLLNFSVHSDLGRVVQAIIREFSKNPPQFLEDISPGSTKSHPDLQGRNSPSYSLQQYPVEIPSTSFNSYYNTQYPHLSSSNANTSIYNYNYTNSGHTYVSSSKSFGGTSHHSAYIPSSRNSTLQNSTSARYTSDQQHGAPYLNSHYANANYQQPLPNQSQAKAPQSIIFPELNNLTNEELKRLSEDDDKLDEFLEKHSDIKDINAAIEDAMDWVEKTAEANAAKEPELKQLQADVADKVKTVAALKARYDNLIQRYNKLSDVFTPDHIKECLRQAADESHEESEKIAEDFLNRKIDVERFLSTYIECRKLGQARRTKEEKLAHQLNELKRAGF from the exons ATGATATCGCGAATATTCCGTGGGGAAATCGAGAATGTCGCGGTCAAACGCAAACGGCAAATCGACACTCTGAAAATCTTTAACGACAA TGTGATAGAGCTCAGAGAAAATGTGGACTATCAGGTGGAATTTCAAGCTGGCGATAGACGAATGGCTATTATGGTTTCCCTGTCGCCGAATTTCCCACTGGAGAAGCCGGTGCTCAGAGTTTCCCCACCGATAAGCCATCCCTGGTGCAACGAGCATAGTGAAATTACCAGCGCGCCAGGATTACTCAAC TTTTCAGTACACAGTGACCTCGGTCGGGTCGTCCAAGCTATTATCAGAGAATTCAGCAAGAACCCGCCGCAATTCTTAGAGGATATTTCGCCTGGCTCTACTAAATCTCACCCAG ACCTACAGGGAAGGAACTCGCCGTCTTACTCGCTTCAACAGTATCCCGTCGAAATCCCGTCGACGTCGTTCAATTCGTATTACAACACGCAGTATCCGCATCTGTCGTCCTCCAATGCAAACACGAGCATTTACAATTACAACTATACGAACTCCGGCCACACGTACGTCTCGTCCTCGAAGTCGTTCGGCGGCACGTCGCATCACTCGGCGTATATTCCAAGCTCAAGAAACAGCACTCTTCAAAATTCCACGTCCGCGCGGTACACCTCGGATCAGCAGCACGGCGCGCCTTACCTGAATTCGCATTACGCGAACGCGAACTACCAGCAGCCGTTGCCGAATCAATCGCAGGCGAAAGCGCCGCAGAGCATAATATTTCCCgagttaaataatttgactAACGAGGAATTGAAGAGGCTCAGCGAGGATGACGATAAGCTAGACGAATTCCTGGAGAAACATTCCGacattaaagatataaatgcGGCGATCGAAGATGCCATGGATTGGGTTGAAAAAACTGCCG aAGCTAATGCAGCCAAAGAACCCGAACTGAAGCAGCTGCAGGCTGATGTAGCGGACAAGGTGAAAACGGTGGCAGCGCTGAAAGCCAGATATGATAATCTCATACAACGATACAACAAATTGTCCGACGTCTTCACGCCGGATCACATAAAAGAGTGTTTGAGGCAGGCGGCGGATGAGAGCCATGAAGAGAGTGAAAAGATTGCGGAGGACTTTCTCAACCGGAAGATCGACGTCGAGCGCTTTCTCAGCACGTATATCGAATGCCGAAAGCTGGGCCAAGCTAGGCGAACCAAGGAAGAGAAACTGGCGCATCAGTTGAATGAATTGAAACGGGCTGGTTTCTGa
- the Plod gene encoding procollagen-lysine,2-oxoglutarate 5-dioxygenase, with translation MFGGKGTTIGCWLVWCCIFLTYHVVSEAPAAGVNDVLVFTVASNETDGFRRYLRSAEVYGFSDKLNILGLGETWKGGNVVKYSGGGYKINLFKKALKDYQNDEKKIVLFTDSYDVIFLGGLPAIVERFLDTGARVLFSAEGYCWPDKSLAADYPPVSRGKRYLNSGGFIGYASDLYKILDTAPIKDEDDDQLFYTTVYLQDELRLRHKIKLDHKSEIFQNLHGAVADVELRFKGEEAYLQNIVYNTVPLVLHGNGFSKLVLNSLGNYLAHAWTANEGCLECWNRTIELDKTKPATHPVILIAVFIERPTPFLEEFFRAIYRQSYPKSRLHLFVYNNVPYHEDVVDDFFEKIGQEYLSAKRILPSDGVSEVDARKLAMDHCLLKECSGYMSVDAVAHLDNEHTLKLLVEQQRGIIAPLLIRPYKAWSNFWGAITDDGFYARSFDYMEIIKNERRGLWNVPFVSNCYLINATIIANKATRPSYEDGDLDTEMAFAQGNRQRGLFMYVSNRLEFGHLVDPDTYDIRLTYPDMYQIMDNKLDWEKRYIHPNYSENFNPDNKPIQPCPDVYWFPIVNVRFTKELVGIVETFGQWSDGTNQDPRLSGGYENVPTRDIHMNQVQYEEQWLYFLKEYVRPLQELVFTGYYHDPPRSLMNFVVRYRPDEQPSLRPHHDSSTYTINIALNQAGVDYEGGGCRFIRYNCSVTDTKPGWMLLHPGRLTHYHEGLRVIAGTRYIMISFVDP, from the exons ATGTTCGGTGGCAAGGGGACGACAATCGGATGCTGGCTCGTGTGGTGTTGCATCTTCCTGACATACCACGTGGTCAGCGAGGCACCAGCAGCCGGCGTTAACG atgtcCTGGTATTTACCGTCGCCTCCAACGAGACGGATGGCTTCCGAAGGTACCTGAGGTCGGCCGAGGTCTACGGATTTAGCGATAAATTGAACATCCTTGGCCTGGGAGAGACCTGGAAAGGCGGTAACGTCGTGAAATATTCCGGCGGTggatacaaaattaatttgttcaaGAAAGCTCTAAAAGATTATCAGAATGACGAGAAAAAGATCGTCTTGTTCACCGATAG TTACGACGTTATATTTCTCGGCGGTTTGCCCGCCATCGTCGAGCGATTCCTGGACACCGGCGCTCGAGTTTTATTCTCCGCGGAGGGGTATTGCTGGCCGGATAAATCCCTGGCGGCTGACTATCCGCCCGTATCGAGGGGCAAACGATATCTGAACTCCGGTGGCTTCATCGGTTATGCGTCCGACTTGTACAAGATCCTGGACACCGCGCCGATCAAAGACGAGGACGATGATCAGTTGTTCTACACGACCGTGTATCTGCAGGATGAACTTAGGTTACGGCACAAGATTAAGCTGGATCACAAATccgaaatatttcagaatctCCACGGTGCGGTAG CCGATGTGGAGCTCAGGTTCAAGGGGGAGGAGGCTTATCTTCAGAACATCGTCTACAACACGGTGCCTCTGGTGCTTCACGGCAACGGGTTCAGCAAGCTGGTCTTAAATTCCTTGGGCAATTATCTAGCCCACGCCTGGACGGCGAACGAGGGATGTTTGGAGTGCTGGAACCGGACCATCGAGCTCGACAAGACCAAACCGGCAACGCATCCGGTTATTTTAATAGCCGTCTTCATCGAGCGTCCCACGCCGTTCCTGGAAGAATTCTTCCGAGCTATCTATCGCCAATCCTATCCGAAGTCAAGGCTACATCTGTTCGTTTACAACAACGTGCCCTATCACGAGGATGTGGTGGAcgatttctttgaaaaaatcggCCAGGAATACCTGAGCGCGAAGCGGATATTGCCGAGCGACGGCGTCAGCGAGGTTGACGCGAGAAAGTTGGCAAT GGACCATTGCTTGTTGAAGGAGTGTTCTGGATATATGTCGGTCGACGCAGTCGCGCATCTGGACAACGAGCACACGTTGAAGTTACTGGTGGAGCAGCAGAGAGGGATCATCGCGCCCTTGCTCATACGACCGTACAAAGCGTGGAGCAACTTCTGGGGCGCCATAACGGACGACGGATTTTACGCACGGAGCTTCGACTACATggagataataaaaaacgaacGCAG GGGACTGTGGAACGTGCCGTTCGTCAGTAACTGCTACTTGATCAACGCGACGATCATAGCGAACAAGGCGACCCGGCCGTCCTACGAGGATGGCGACCTGGACACGGAGATGGCGTTCGCCCAAGGAAACCGACAGCGAGGACTGTTCATGTACGTCAGCAATCGGCTCGAGTTCGGCCACCTTGTCGATCCGGATACCTACGACATTCGGCTCACCTATCCGGACATGTACCAGATCATGGACAACAAGCTGGACTGGGAGAAAAGGTACATTCATCCGAATTACAGCGAGAACTTCAACCCCGACAACAAGCCGATACAG CCGTGCCCGGATGTCTATTGGTTTCCCATTGTTAACGTCAGGTTCACCAAGGAGCTCGTAGGGATCGTTGAGACTTTCGGACAATGGTCGGACGGAACTAATCAA GATCCGCGATTGTCGGGTGGCTACGAAAACGTGCCAACCCGCGACATTCACATGAACCAAGTTCAGTACGAAGAACAGTGGTTGTACTTCTTGAAAGAATACGTTAGGCCGTTACAGGAGCTCGTCTTCACCGGCTATTATCACGAT CCACCACGGTCCCTTATGAATTTCGTCGTGAGGTATCGCCCGGATGAGCAGCCATCCTTGAGGCCGCATCACGACTCCTCGACCTACACCATCAATATCGCCCTGAATCAAGCGGGAGTGGATTACGAGGGCGGCGGATGCAGGTTCATCCGGTACAACTGCTCGGTCACCGACACGAAGCCAGGCTGGATGCTGTTGCATCCAGGACGACTGACGCACTATCACGAGGGGTTGCGAGTAATCGCGGGCACACGTTACATCATGATCTCTTTCGTGGATCCGTGA
- the Alg11 gene encoding GDP-Man:Man(3)GlcNAc(2)-PP-Dol alpha-1,2-mannosyltransferase isoform X1, producing MIAIFYLLMTPIKILFVNMLLLILAVQVLLVLVLLPIVLTILRKFYSKRREERQQTGTVLGIFHPYCNAGGGGERVLWSAVQAIQNKYPDVYIAIYTGDLDADPEKIISRTEKTFNIKLRSNIEFVYLHGRKWVEASTYPYFTLLGQSLGSIYLGIEALNNLTPDIYIDTMGYAFTYPLFKYIGGCRVGSYTHYPTISTDMLKYVYKRVIAHNNRRIIARNPFFSAAKFLYYKLFARLYGMVGSCSEITTVNSTWTEDHINAIWKCPLKTHRVYPPCDVEHLIELPLLSDEEKGSCIRILAIAQFRPEKNHPLMLRAMFELRSILKEEVWEKVKLICIGSCRDAEDEKRVKDMQDLAKHLALDKNVEFKVNVPYSELVTEMQGGTIGLHTMWNEHFGISIVECMAAGLIMVAHNSGGPKADIIETRAGSVTGFLAEDEMEYAKVLASIIQMHPKDRDAIRIAARSSVSRFSCQIFEKEFLRAIEPFFRSK from the exons ATGATCGCGATTTTTTACCTCCTAAT GACAcctataaaaatcttattcgtAAACATGCTGTTACTAATACTTGCCGTGCAAGTACTCCTTGTGCTCGTCCTTTTGCCAATTGTATTGACAATATTGAGAAAGTTTTACTCCAAGAGACGCGAGGAGAGACAACAAACTGGAACGGTCCTCGGGATCTTTCATCCATACTGCAACGCAGGCGGAGGAGGCGAGAGAGTGCTCTGGTCTGCGGTTCAGGCTATACAGAATAA ATATCCCGATGTATACATAGCTATATACACCGGCGATCTTGACGCAGATCCCGAAAAGATTATCAGCAGAACCGAAAAGAcgttcaatataaaattacggtCCAACATCGAATTTGTCTATTTGCACGGACGAAAATGGGTGGAAGCTTCCACGTATCCTTATTTCACGCTTTTGGGGCAAAGCCTGGGATCCATTTATCTGGGCATCGAGGCACTGAACAATCTTACACCAG ATATATACATCGACACGATGGGTTACGCGTTCACGTATcctttattcaaatatatcgGTGGTTGCCGAGTCGGATCGTATACGCATTATCCCACTATTTCAACTGACATGTTGAAGTACGTCTACAAGAGAGTCATCGCGCACAACAATCGAAGGATCATCGCCAGAAATCCTTTCTTCTCGGCAGCGAAATTCCtttactataaattattcgCGCGT TTGTACGGAATGGTCGGTAGTTGCTCCGAGATCACGACTGTAAACTCCACGTGGACCGAAGACCATATCAACGCTATCTGGAAATGTCCGTTAAAAACGCATCGAGTGTATCCCCCGTGTGACGTGGAGCACCTGATTGAACTGCCGCTTCTCAGCGACGAGGAGAAGGGCAGCTGCATACGCATATTGGCGATCGCGCAATTCAGGCCGGAGAAGAATCATCCGCTCATGTTGAGGGCGATGTTCGAGCTAAGATCTATCCTTAAGGAAGAAGTTTGGGAAAAG GTCAAATTAATCTGCATCGGTTCCTGTCGAGATGCCGAGGACGAAAAGCGCGTTAAAGATATGCAAGATTTGGCAAAACACTTGGCTTTAGACAAGAACGTCGAGTTCAAAGTAAATGTACCGTACTCCGAGCTTGTAACCGAGATGCAAGGAGGAACGATTGGTCTGCATACAATGTGGAATGAACATTTTGGTATCAGCATTGTGGAATGCATGGCCGCGGGATTGATTATGGTGGCCCATAATTCCGGTGGTCCGAA GGCGGACATCATAGAAACGCGAGCGGGTAGTGTAACTGGTTTTCTAGCGGAAGACGAGATGGAATATGCCAAGGTACTGGCGTCCATTATACAAATGCATCCAAAGGACCGAGATGCTATTAGAATTGCTGCCAG atcatCTGTAAGTCGTTTCTCATGCCAAATCTTTGAGAAGGAATTCTTACGAGCGATCGAACCGTTTTTCAGATCAAAGTAA
- the LOC139812392 gene encoding immunoglobulin domain-containing protein oig-4-like isoform X1, translated as MSRSMLLLILLGILLLNCQETLGRRGRGRSRSKSRVQIGLPITGKYRDPESDQYYNNNNGAKILLASHFDLEYVLGHKIAFLCVARGNPRPHVTWFKDGAEIYTHHYLHIHEWQVGPDKVKSKLEIDPATQMDAGVYECTADNMYSIDRRSFKTDFSIAFD; from the exons ATGTCACGCTCCATGCTGTTGCTAATCCTGCTGGGTATATTATTGCTCAATTGTCAAGAGACACTTGGCCGAAGAGGACGCGGAAGGAGCAGGAGCAAGTCCCGCGTGCAAATTGGATTGCCCATTACCGGGAAGTACCGTGATCCGGAGAGCGATCAATATTACAACAATAACAAC ggagCCAAGATACTGCTGGCGTCGCATTTCGATCTAGAATACGTTCTGGGGCACAAAATAGCTTTCCTTTGCGTCGCTCGCGGCAATCCACGCCCACATGTTACGTGGTTCAAGGATGGTGCCGAAATTTATACGCATCACTATCTACAT ATACACGAGTGGCAAGTCGGTCCTGACAAAGTGAAATCGAAACTCGAGATCGATCCCGCTACTCAGATGGACGCAGGTGTCTACGAGTGCACGGCGGATAATATGTACAGCATCGATCGAAGGTCTTTCAAGACTGACTTCTCCATCGCTTTCGATTAG
- the LOC139812392 gene encoding contactin-5-like isoform X2, with the protein MTRCRLLYFLLLTALMISTEAAKGGGGRGRGRGRGRVFGSRMHILIPNRNPASTHYYENKDGAKIVKASHFELDYMLGRKITFFCMAIGVPRPEITWLKDGIELYHHKFFQIIMSRSMLLLILLGILLLNCQETLGRRGRGRSRSKSRVQIGLPITGKYRDPESDQYYNNNNGAKILLASHFDLEYVLGHKIAFLCVARGNPRPHVTWFKDGAEIYTHHYLHIHEWQVGPDKVKSKLEIDPATQMDAGVYECTADNMYSIDRRSFKTDFSIAFD; encoded by the exons ATGACGAGATGCCGGCTGCTCTATTTTCTCCTATTAACGGCCCTAATGATAAGCACAGAAGCGGCAAAGGGCGGCGGTGGTAGAGGGAGAGGCCGCGGCCGAGGAAGAGTGTTCGGCTCGCGAATGCACATCCTGATACCTAATCGAAATCCTGCCAGTACGCACTATTACGAGAACAAGGAT GGTGCCAAGATCGTGAAGGCGTCCCACTTCGAGCTGGATTACATGCTGGGCAGAAAGATCACGTTCTTCTGCATGGCGATCGGTGTCCCGAGACCGGAGATCACCTGGCTGAAGGACGGGATCGAGCTGTACCATCACAAATTCTTCCAG ATTATCATGTCACGCTCCATGCTGTTGCTAATCCTGCTGGGTATATTATTGCTCAATTGTCAAGAGACACTTGGCCGAAGAGGACGCGGAAGGAGCAGGAGCAAGTCCCGCGTGCAAATTGGATTGCCCATTACCGGGAAGTACCGTGATCCGGAGAGCGATCAATATTACAACAATAACAAC ggagCCAAGATACTGCTGGCGTCGCATTTCGATCTAGAATACGTTCTGGGGCACAAAATAGCTTTCCTTTGCGTCGCTCGCGGCAATCCACGCCCACATGTTACGTGGTTCAAGGATGGTGCCGAAATTTATACGCATCACTATCTACAT ATACACGAGTGGCAAGTCGGTCCTGACAAAGTGAAATCGAAACTCGAGATCGATCCCGCTACTCAGATGGACGCAGGTGTCTACGAGTGCACGGCGGATAATATGTACAGCATCGATCGAAGGTCTTTCAAGACTGACTTCTCCATCGCTTTCGATTAG
- the Alg11 gene encoding GDP-Man:Man(3)GlcNAc(2)-PP-Dol alpha-1,2-mannosyltransferase isoform X2 — protein sequence MLLLILAVQVLLVLVLLPIVLTILRKFYSKRREERQQTGTVLGIFHPYCNAGGGGERVLWSAVQAIQNKYPDVYIAIYTGDLDADPEKIISRTEKTFNIKLRSNIEFVYLHGRKWVEASTYPYFTLLGQSLGSIYLGIEALNNLTPDIYIDTMGYAFTYPLFKYIGGCRVGSYTHYPTISTDMLKYVYKRVIAHNNRRIIARNPFFSAAKFLYYKLFARLYGMVGSCSEITTVNSTWTEDHINAIWKCPLKTHRVYPPCDVEHLIELPLLSDEEKGSCIRILAIAQFRPEKNHPLMLRAMFELRSILKEEVWEKVKLICIGSCRDAEDEKRVKDMQDLAKHLALDKNVEFKVNVPYSELVTEMQGGTIGLHTMWNEHFGISIVECMAAGLIMVAHNSGGPKADIIETRAGSVTGFLAEDEMEYAKVLASIIQMHPKDRDAIRIAARSSVSRFSCQIFEKEFLRAIEPFFRSK from the exons ATGCTGTTACTAATACTTGCCGTGCAAGTACTCCTTGTGCTCGTCCTTTTGCCAATTGTATTGACAATATTGAGAAAGTTTTACTCCAAGAGACGCGAGGAGAGACAACAAACTGGAACGGTCCTCGGGATCTTTCATCCATACTGCAACGCAGGCGGAGGAGGCGAGAGAGTGCTCTGGTCTGCGGTTCAGGCTATACAGAATAA ATATCCCGATGTATACATAGCTATATACACCGGCGATCTTGACGCAGATCCCGAAAAGATTATCAGCAGAACCGAAAAGAcgttcaatataaaattacggtCCAACATCGAATTTGTCTATTTGCACGGACGAAAATGGGTGGAAGCTTCCACGTATCCTTATTTCACGCTTTTGGGGCAAAGCCTGGGATCCATTTATCTGGGCATCGAGGCACTGAACAATCTTACACCAG ATATATACATCGACACGATGGGTTACGCGTTCACGTATcctttattcaaatatatcgGTGGTTGCCGAGTCGGATCGTATACGCATTATCCCACTATTTCAACTGACATGTTGAAGTACGTCTACAAGAGAGTCATCGCGCACAACAATCGAAGGATCATCGCCAGAAATCCTTTCTTCTCGGCAGCGAAATTCCtttactataaattattcgCGCGT TTGTACGGAATGGTCGGTAGTTGCTCCGAGATCACGACTGTAAACTCCACGTGGACCGAAGACCATATCAACGCTATCTGGAAATGTCCGTTAAAAACGCATCGAGTGTATCCCCCGTGTGACGTGGAGCACCTGATTGAACTGCCGCTTCTCAGCGACGAGGAGAAGGGCAGCTGCATACGCATATTGGCGATCGCGCAATTCAGGCCGGAGAAGAATCATCCGCTCATGTTGAGGGCGATGTTCGAGCTAAGATCTATCCTTAAGGAAGAAGTTTGGGAAAAG GTCAAATTAATCTGCATCGGTTCCTGTCGAGATGCCGAGGACGAAAAGCGCGTTAAAGATATGCAAGATTTGGCAAAACACTTGGCTTTAGACAAGAACGTCGAGTTCAAAGTAAATGTACCGTACTCCGAGCTTGTAACCGAGATGCAAGGAGGAACGATTGGTCTGCATACAATGTGGAATGAACATTTTGGTATCAGCATTGTGGAATGCATGGCCGCGGGATTGATTATGGTGGCCCATAATTCCGGTGGTCCGAA GGCGGACATCATAGAAACGCGAGCGGGTAGTGTAACTGGTTTTCTAGCGGAAGACGAGATGGAATATGCCAAGGTACTGGCGTCCATTATACAAATGCATCCAAAGGACCGAGATGCTATTAGAATTGCTGCCAG atcatCTGTAAGTCGTTTCTCATGCCAAATCTTTGAGAAGGAATTCTTACGAGCGATCGAACCGTTTTTCAGATCAAAGTAA
- the Rtca gene encoding RNA 3'-terminal phosphate cyclase produces MLRNRVMSSLVQIDGSLGEGGGQVLRVALSLSTLYCIPIEIENIRAGRPKPGLAAQHLKGVELVKEMCNAQVRGGYIGSTRLEFRPGPLNKIKKTFVADTQTAGCICLLAQVALPCALFFPCNDTVTLVLKGGTNVPMGPHIEYLTEVFKPMLNKFGADFDFVVVKRGYYPKGGGEVHLRIKPVSSLNAVTLTDVGIPRGITGWSYVAGSVNINEAHTMASDAKTVLTNKLVKSNIRVPPITIEAYREDRAMAVGNGSGINIVCNTSTGCVLGGSGLGSRNQEGPPPGDTAANEILKPLLTGACVDEHTQDQMIILMALAKGTSKIKVGNEKLTCHTETAMQIAEIMLGKRGLRFNLSKSAEDGDTSSYVLECQGCGLINDSLVTQ; encoded by the exons ATGCTCAGGAATCGCGTCATGTCGTCCCTCGTGCAGATAGACGGCAGTTTGGGCGAGGGT GGTGGACAGGTGTTGAGAGTTGCCCTAAGCTTGAGCACGCTCTACTGCATTCCGATCGAAATCGAGAATATACGCGCTGGAAGACCCAAGCCTGGTCTCGCGGCGCAGCATTTGAAAG GTGTGGAACTTGTCAAAGAGATGTGCAATGCTCAAGTCAGAGGTGGATACATAGGCTCGACACGTTTGGAATTCCGTCCCGGTCCATTGAACAAGATCAAGAAAACGTTTGTAGCGGATACGCAAACTGCCGGATGCATTTGCTTGTTGGCACAAGTAGCTCTGCCGTGTGCCCTCTTCTTTCCGTGCAACGACACGGTCACGCTCGTCCTCAAGGGTGGCACGAACGTTCCCATGGGCCCACACATTGAGTATTTGACGGAGGTGTTCAAACCGATGCTGAACAAATTCGGAGCAGACTTCGATTTCGTAGTCGTGAAGAG GGGATATTATCCGAAGGGCGGAGGCGAGGTGCATTTACGCATAAAACCGGTCAGCAGTTTAAACGCGGTTACTTTAACCGATGTAGGAATTCCTCGGGGAATAACAGGATGGTCTTACGTGGCTGGATCGGTTAACATCAAC GAGGCACATACAATGGCCAGCGATGCTAAAACggttttaacaaataaattagtGAAAAGCAACATTCGAGTACCACCGATTACGATTGAAGCTTACAGGGAAGACAGAGCGATGGCCGTTGGAAACGGTTCTGGTATTAA TATAGTGTGTAACACCAGTACGGGATGCGTTCTCGGCGGCTCCGGCTTAGGATCCAGAAACCAAGAGGGACCGCCGCCAGGTGATACAGCGGCTAATGAGATCTTAAAGCCGCTCCTAACAGGGGCGTGTGTCGACGAACACACGCAGGACCAG atgataattttaatggCACTGGCGAAAGGTACGTCGAAGATCAAAGTCGGAAACGAGAAGCTCACGTGTCACACGGAGACTGCTATGCAGATCGCGGAGATAATGTTAGGTAAACGTGGACTTCGTTTCAATTTATCGAAAAGCGCCGAAGACGGGGATACTTCGTCTTACGTCTTGGAATGCCAGGGATGTGGATTGATTAACGACAGTCTGGTTACGCAATGA